In the genome of Flavivirga spongiicola, one region contains:
- a CDS encoding alpha-ketoglutarate-dependent dioxygenase AlkB family protein, whose product MTLFDIKIDATKNLLPKDGTVNYYGKLLEDKEAGYFFKTLLNTIEWRHDEAIIFGKKIITKRKVAWYGEKPFEYTYSNTTKLALNWTKELLDLKTRVACRTGETFNACLLNLYHNGGEGMAWHSDGEKDLKKNGSIASLSFGAERKFAFKHKKTKEKISLVLEHGGLLVMKDITQTYWLHRLPPTKLINTPRINLTFRTIEENENNN is encoded by the coding sequence ATGACCTTGTTTGATATAAAAATTGACGCAACAAAAAATCTCCTTCCAAAAGATGGAACCGTAAATTATTATGGCAAATTATTAGAAGATAAGGAAGCAGGTTATTTTTTTAAAACGTTGTTGAATACTATCGAATGGCGACATGACGAAGCTATTATCTTTGGTAAAAAAATAATAACTAAACGAAAAGTTGCCTGGTATGGTGAGAAGCCTTTTGAATATACCTATTCCAATACCACGAAACTCGCATTGAATTGGACAAAAGAATTGTTGGATTTAAAAACCAGAGTAGCATGTAGAACGGGTGAAACCTTTAACGCTTGTTTACTAAACCTTTATCACAATGGAGGAGAAGGTATGGCTTGGCATAGTGATGGTGAAAAGGATTTAAAAAAGAATGGCTCCATTGCATCTTTGAGTTTTGGAGCTGAAAGGAAATTTGCTTTTAAACATAAAAAAACCAAAGAGAAAATAAGCTTGGTATTAGAACATGGTGGTTTATTGGTAATGAAAGATATCACACAAACTTATTGGTTACACCGATTGCCTCCAACCAAATTAATAAATACTCCCAGAATAAATTTGACCTTTAGAACGATTGAAGAGAATGAAAATAATAACTAA
- a CDS encoding Ada metal-binding domain-containing protein, translated as MRAKIKAKQIIFGGHKNLKIYGHLNCKSGKRMKQENRVFFSNEKEALKNNFRPCGHCMKADYKKWKNDLV; from the coding sequence TTGAGAGCAAAAATAAAAGCAAAGCAGATTATTTTTGGAGGTCATAAGAATTTGAAGATTTATGGACATTTGAATTGTAAATCGGGTAAACGAATGAAACAAGAAAACCGTGTGTTCTTTTCGAATGAAAAAGAAGCGTTAAAAAATAATTTTCGTCCTTGCGGACATTGTATGAAAGCGGATTATAAAAAATGGAAAAATGACCTTGTTTGA
- a CDS encoding calcium/sodium antiporter, which translates to MSILWVILGFTLLVIGGEFLVRSSVALSFKFSISKMVIGMTVVSFATSAPELLVSLQAALSGSPAIAINNVVGSNIANIGLVLGVTAMVGAIAVDKSFYKLNWPVMMIFSIVLYYFLKNDHILTAIEGGILFIGLIFFLYTLIKKGKKDTDVEEVDEALAVVSNFKIFIWLAIGAAALYFGSEWLVEGSKEIARSVGVSEAVIGVSLIAIGTSVPELAASVIAAAKQEKAISLGNLIGSNIFNIASVLGLTAMVKPITVTEPQILSHDIFWMLGFSFILIPIIFLPKKLQISRGKGFFLVFAYGIFMFLIFTRG; encoded by the coding sequence ATGAGTATACTTTGGGTCATCCTTGGTTTTACATTGCTGGTAATAGGGGGGGAGTTTCTTGTGCGTTCGTCTGTCGCATTATCATTTAAGTTTAGTATATCTAAAATGGTCATTGGTATGACAGTGGTATCTTTTGCAACCTCAGCTCCAGAACTATTGGTAAGTTTACAAGCCGCGTTATCGGGATCGCCGGCTATAGCAATTAATAATGTAGTAGGCTCTAATATTGCCAATATCGGTTTGGTACTTGGTGTTACTGCTATGGTTGGTGCTATAGCGGTTGATAAATCATTTTACAAGCTTAATTGGCCGGTTATGATGATCTTCTCAATAGTTTTATATTATTTTCTTAAAAATGATCATATTCTTACTGCTATAGAGGGAGGGATTTTATTCATTGGTCTTATTTTCTTTTTATATACATTGATTAAAAAAGGAAAAAAAGACACAGATGTAGAAGAAGTTGATGAAGCTTTAGCGGTAGTTTCAAATTTTAAAATATTTATTTGGTTAGCTATTGGAGCGGCAGCTTTATATTTTGGAAGCGAATGGTTAGTAGAAGGGTCAAAAGAAATTGCCCGTTCAGTTGGGGTTAGCGAAGCAGTAATTGGAGTGTCTTTAATTGCCATAGGTACTAGTGTACCAGAATTAGCGGCATCTGTTATTGCTGCTGCAAAGCAAGAAAAAGCCATTTCGTTAGGTAATTTAATAGGATCTAATATTTTTAATATAGCGTCAGTTTTGGGTTTAACAGCTATGGTAAAGCCTATTACAGTTACTGAACCTCAAATACTGTCTCATGATATTTTTTGGATGTTAGGCTTTAGCTTTATTTTAATACCAATAATATTTTTGCCAAAGAAATTACAAATAAGTAGAGGAAAGGGCTTTTTTTTAGTTTTTGCTTATGGTATTTTTATGTTCTTAATATTTACCAGAGGCTAA
- a CDS encoding bifunctional helix-turn-helix domain-containing protein/methylated-DNA--[protein]-cysteine S-methyltransferase: protein MTEQEQINYNRIAEAINYIRKNFKKQPSLNNIAESVHLSPHHFQRLFTDWAGVSPKKFMQYLSIEYAKQLLKDKQATLFDTAYQTGFSGTSRLHDLFINIEGMTPGEFKKGGENLHINYSFAESPFGNIMVASTSKGICHMAFFEDKSKALSKLNNRFPNANYNQVVDVAQQNALFIFQNDWSKLNQIKLHLNGTPFQLKVWETLLKIPMGNLSTYGSIAKMIDKPKASRAIGTAIGNNPVAFIIPCHRVIKSTGDIGGYMWGNTRKSAIIGWEAAKVNR from the coding sequence ATGACAGAGCAAGAACAAATTAATTATAATCGAATTGCAGAAGCCATTAATTATATCAGAAAAAATTTTAAGAAACAACCCTCTTTAAACAATATTGCGGAAAGTGTTCATTTAAGTCCACACCACTTCCAACGTTTATTTACAGATTGGGCAGGTGTGAGTCCGAAAAAGTTCATGCAGTATCTTAGTATTGAATATGCTAAACAATTATTAAAAGACAAGCAAGCTACATTATTTGATACTGCCTACCAAACTGGTTTTTCTGGAACAAGTCGTTTGCATGATTTGTTCATCAATATTGAAGGAATGACCCCTGGCGAATTTAAAAAAGGAGGAGAAAACCTTCATATAAACTATAGTTTTGCCGAAAGCCCGTTTGGAAATATCATGGTGGCATCCACTTCAAAAGGTATTTGTCATATGGCTTTCTTCGAAGATAAAAGCAAAGCATTATCAAAGCTAAATAACCGTTTTCCAAATGCTAATTACAATCAGGTTGTTGATGTTGCTCAACAAAATGCTTTGTTTATCTTTCAAAACGATTGGAGTAAGCTCAATCAAATAAAATTACATTTAAATGGAACGCCGTTTCAATTAAAAGTATGGGAAACACTTTTAAAAATTCCTATGGGAAATCTATCTACATATGGTTCAATTGCGAAAATGATTGATAAGCCCAAAGCTTCAAGAGCTATAGGAACGGCCATAGGAAATAACCCTGTAGCCTTTATAATTCCTTGCCATCGCGTTATTAAATCGACAGGAGATATTGGAGGATATATGTGGGGAAATACCCGAAAATCTGCAATAATTGGTTGGGAAGCTGCTAAAGTAAATAGATAG
- a CDS encoding DUF819 family protein encodes MNNQPLFTNDTIAFGLLMLMLALVFYTSSIKKGFWAKFYSIVPALLMCYLLPAVLNSLGLISPETSKIYNISKDYLLPAALVLMTLSLDLKSVFNLGPKALIMFFTGTIGIVIGGPIAILLVSMVSPETVGGAGPDAVWRGLSTLAGSWIGGGANQTAMYEIFKYNPEKYGAMILVDIVVAQIWMAVLLFGIGQKDKIDKWLKADNTAIEKLKQKVISYEKSVSKTPNLTDYMIMFGIAFTVVGIAHFGSNKMSTFLTTNFEVFNDKTSALASFTSTFFWMITIATVLGIILSFTRAKKYEGAGASKLGSIFIYILVASIGMKMDLGSIFENPGLLVIGLIWMAIHVFLLIVIAKIIKAPYFFLAVGSKANVGGAASAPVVAAAFHPSLATVGVLLAVVGYAIGTFSALLCATLMELASVAG; translated from the coding sequence ATGAATAATCAACCTCTATTTACTAATGACACCATTGCTTTTGGATTACTAATGCTTATGCTGGCATTAGTTTTTTATACATCCTCAATAAAAAAAGGGTTTTGGGCTAAGTTTTACAGCATAGTACCAGCTCTTTTAATGTGTTATTTACTACCAGCAGTTCTAAATTCACTGGGACTAATCTCTCCTGAAACATCAAAAATTTATAATATTTCTAAAGACTACTTATTACCAGCAGCATTGGTTTTAATGACGCTAAGTCTAGATTTAAAATCTGTATTCAACTTGGGCCCTAAAGCATTGATCATGTTTTTTACAGGAACTATAGGCATCGTTATTGGAGGACCAATTGCCATACTTTTAGTATCAATGGTAAGCCCTGAAACGGTTGGAGGTGCAGGCCCTGATGCTGTTTGGCGTGGCCTTTCTACTTTAGCAGGAAGCTGGATTGGCGGAGGAGCAAATCAAACAGCCATGTATGAAATATTTAAATACAATCCAGAAAAATACGGCGCTATGATTCTTGTAGATATCGTTGTAGCTCAAATATGGATGGCGGTTTTATTATTTGGGATCGGACAAAAAGATAAAATAGACAAATGGCTTAAAGCCGATAATACCGCCATTGAAAAACTGAAACAAAAAGTTATTAGCTACGAAAAAAGTGTTTCAAAAACTCCTAATCTAACAGATTATATGATTATGTTCGGAATTGCTTTCACTGTAGTTGGTATAGCCCATTTTGGATCAAATAAAATGTCTACTTTTTTAACTACTAATTTTGAGGTTTTTAATGATAAAACCTCTGCCTTAGCATCTTTTACCTCTACTTTCTTTTGGATGATTACCATTGCAACCGTTTTAGGAATTATTTTATCATTTACAAGAGCAAAAAAATATGAAGGTGCAGGAGCTAGTAAATTAGGGAGTATTTTTATTTACATTTTAGTCGCAAGTATTGGTATGAAAATGGATTTGGGCTCCATCTTTGAAAACCCTGGACTGCTAGTAATAGGACTTATTTGGATGGCTATACATGTGTTTCTACTTATCGTTATTGCCAAAATTATTAAAGCACCATATTTCTTTTTAGCTGTTGGTAGTAAGGCAAACGTTGGTGGAGCTGCATCTGCGCCCGTTGTTGCTGCAGCTTTTCATCCATCATTAGCAACAGTTGGAGTATTACTGGCTGTTGTTGGATATGCCATTGGTACATTTTCTGCCTTACTCTGTGCTACTTTAATGGAATTAGCTTCGGTTGCAGGTTAG
- a CDS encoding SsrA-binding protein, which yields MQKQVFKFLAKVNKTILPSYSKQRLDLAKASKLQMAIIGWRWFVTKNALD from the coding sequence ATGCAAAAGCAAGTATTTAAATTTTTAGCAAAGGTTAATAAAACAATTTTACCGAGTTATTCTAAACAACGATTAGACCTAGCAAAAGCAAGTAAGCTTCAAATGGCTATTATTGGTTGGAGATGGTTTGTTACTAAAAATGCTTTAGATTAA
- a CDS encoding DUF4369 domain-containing protein, with product MKKFLFLFLAFLIISCNEKQHDLIVKGNIKDLKKGTIYLKKVNDTVLVTVDSLVVNGNSQFELHSDLESPEIFFLYLDKNSTEKDRITFFADKGITEINTTLKNFVFDAKINGSDQQKTLEEYEAIMFRMNNRNLDIIKEHFDAHKNNDTVKIRALEKESDNSLKRKYLYTVNFALNNKDSEVAPYLALSEVYNARIHFLDTINNSLTPKVKNSKYGKELQSFIDKRKASGKEN from the coding sequence ATGAAAAAATTCTTATTCTTGTTTTTAGCTTTTTTAATAATCTCCTGTAATGAAAAACAGCATGATTTAATAGTTAAAGGAAATATTAAAGATTTAAAAAAAGGAACTATTTACCTTAAAAAAGTAAATGATACTGTTTTGGTAACTGTTGATTCTTTAGTTGTAAATGGTAATTCCCAATTCGAGTTGCATTCTGATTTAGAATCCCCAGAAATATTCTTTTTGTACTTAGACAAGAATAGTACAGAAAAAGATAGAATTACTTTTTTTGCAGATAAAGGCATCACAGAAATTAATACGACATTAAAAAACTTTGTTTTTGATGCAAAAATTAACGGTTCTGATCAACAAAAAACATTAGAAGAATACGAAGCTATTATGTTTAGAATGAATAATAGGAATTTAGATATCATAAAGGAACATTTTGATGCTCATAAAAACAACGATACAGTAAAAATTAGAGCTCTTGAAAAAGAGTCAGATAATTCATTAAAAAGGAAATACTTATATACTGTAAACTTTGCATTAAATAATAAGGATAGTGAAGTAGCTCCTTATCTTGCTCTTTCAGAAGTTTATAATGCCAGAATTCATTTTTTAGATACTATAAATAATAGCTTAACACCAAAAGTTAAAAATTCTAAGTATGGCAAAGAACTGCAATCGTTTATTGATAAAAGAAAAGCTTCGGGAAAAGAAAATTGA
- a CDS encoding TIGR01212 family radical SAM protein (This family includes YhcC from E. coli K-12, an uncharacterized radical SAM protein.): MKFNGSKEYNDFGSFIKSHFLEPVQKISIDIGFTCPNRDGSKGTGGCTYCNNNSFNPDYCKPQKSVSEQLNQGIEFFSRKGNKKKYLAYFQAYTNTYSDIESLKKLYLEALSHPEVVGLVIGTRPDCISTELIDFLSELSQTYFISLEFGVESTLNRTLEAVNRCHTFEETQKAYNLAKDKGLRLGAHLIIGLPGESKEDILNHAKELSKLPIHSLKLHHLQIVKHTMMAFQYKNNPKQFDLFNLEDYIDIISEFISLLRSDIIIERFISQSPADLLIAPKWGGLKNFEIAAKIDKKLKEKNLWQGKYYML; the protein is encoded by the coding sequence ATGAAATTTAACGGAAGTAAGGAATACAATGATTTTGGTTCGTTTATAAAATCACATTTTTTAGAACCAGTACAAAAAATATCTATTGACATAGGTTTCACATGCCCTAATAGAGATGGAAGTAAAGGAACGGGAGGCTGTACTTACTGCAATAATAACTCTTTTAACCCAGATTATTGCAAACCTCAAAAAAGTGTTTCTGAACAGCTAAATCAAGGTATTGAGTTTTTTTCAAGAAAAGGAAATAAAAAAAAATACTTAGCGTACTTTCAAGCGTATACTAATACGTATTCAGATATTGAATCTCTTAAAAAGTTATATTTAGAAGCTTTAAGTCACCCCGAAGTAGTGGGTTTAGTAATTGGTACTCGACCAGATTGTATTAGTACTGAATTAATTGATTTCTTGTCTGAGTTATCTCAAACCTATTTCATATCATTAGAATTTGGTGTTGAAAGCACATTAAATAGAACTTTAGAGGCTGTTAATCGTTGTCACACATTTGAAGAAACTCAGAAGGCATATAATCTTGCCAAAGATAAAGGTTTGCGTCTAGGAGCTCATTTAATTATTGGCTTACCAGGAGAATCAAAAGAGGATATTTTAAACCATGCAAAAGAGCTATCTAAACTTCCAATACATTCATTAAAACTACATCATTTACAAATTGTTAAGCATACCATGATGGCCTTTCAATATAAAAACAATCCAAAACAATTTGATTTGTTTAATTTGGAAGATTATATTGATATTATTAGCGAATTTATATCATTACTACGATCTGATATTATTATTGAGCGTTTTATAAGTCAATCACCTGCAGACCTACTTATTGCTCCAAAATGGGGAGGGTTGAAAAATTTTGAAATAGCTGCTAAAATTGACAAAAAATTAAAAGAAAAAAATCTTTGGCAAGGAAAGTATTACATGCTCTAA
- a CDS encoding M56 family peptidase, which translates to MEYLLKVSAVIAIFYLIYKVFLQRDTFFESNRGFLLLGLMTSFIVPFLVIPIYIEYTPTLTTNYSFGDTTVLENTEESFNIIDYLPFVYLAGVLFFSCRFIVQFVSLSTLIFKNKSEKQNGFTFIKISTNISPFSFFNWIVYNPTQFGKTELNQIITHEKVHVRQYHSIDILLTQLSCIVLWFNPFIWFYSKDVKQNLEFIADQKAQSKFSCKKSYQTTLLKTSLPPHQMALSNNFYNSLIKKRIIMLHKSKSKKINLIKYAFAIPLLAMFLISFNTEEIYVAKVSKNSDSNIVENQENKTSDGIKIIFNKDLSDKDLKKIERKLKKNDIKFIYTDLNRNNEGEITNISTKFEVEGGHCTYNAVNNPIKSFYFYKNKGQFGVSGVKKTTLNPNQPIIDTKRVLKKDIKPFSITITKDFADNDFKEVIKKGKEKGVTLKFSKIKRNPNNEIIAIHAEFKNDKGAGTISFNRGAPIKPFIYSQSNSSFGFTKPINSNTYVIDYGSNNKKKASSYSIEGDSIYILNDKTLSYTIKDSQTPKFYQGSKLTSTDSIHFNIKNNIAYTSGNVLLKSDSLQTSKWKTSIGYPSPNAIKYSNSLNIKNEEKPLFILDGNEMLESEILNLSPNKIESISVLKNDSAIALYGKKAKNGVVIISTKKSDQWKTKFIPGKPLITDSIYFNDAKSTKGNKKSSWKVSAERTNVAFVSKDTLFINDNPNLLEKTVKKFNEHPLFLLNGNEITKKEIDLIDPQEIHSVRVIKDKEQSIKKYGKKAKNGVVIIKLKNKSTKKPVVKLESSALYVINGKEVKKEDFEKLSHDKIESINVFKDEIALKKYGNKGKNGVVEITTKEE; encoded by the coding sequence GTGGAATATTTATTAAAAGTTAGTGCCGTCATTGCTATTTTTTATTTGATTTACAAAGTTTTTTTACAACGTGACACTTTTTTTGAATCAAACAGAGGCTTTCTTTTGTTGGGCTTAATGACTTCATTTATTGTTCCTTTTTTAGTCATTCCTATATATATTGAATACACCCCTACTTTAACAACAAATTATAGTTTTGGTGATACTACTGTCCTTGAAAACACTGAAGAATCTTTTAATATTATAGACTATCTTCCTTTTGTTTATTTAGCGGGTGTCCTTTTCTTTTCCTGTCGTTTCATTGTACAATTTGTGTCATTATCCACCTTAATTTTCAAAAATAAAAGTGAAAAGCAAAATGGTTTTACGTTTATAAAAATCAGTACTAATATTTCTCCTTTTTCATTTTTTAACTGGATCGTTTATAATCCAACTCAATTTGGCAAAACGGAGTTGAATCAAATTATCACACATGAAAAAGTACATGTACGACAATATCATTCTATAGATATCTTATTAACACAACTTTCTTGCATTGTGCTTTGGTTTAATCCGTTCATATGGTTCTATAGTAAAGATGTAAAACAAAATTTAGAATTTATAGCAGACCAAAAAGCACAAAGCAAATTTAGCTGCAAAAAAAGTTATCAAACGACATTGCTAAAAACAAGCTTGCCACCTCATCAAATGGCTTTAAGCAACAATTTTTATAATTCATTAATCAAAAAACGCATCATTATGTTACACAAATCGAAATCAAAAAAAATCAATTTAATAAAGTATGCCTTTGCAATTCCTTTGCTAGCCATGTTTTTAATAAGCTTCAATACTGAGGAAATTTATGTTGCTAAAGTTTCAAAGAATAGTGATTCTAACATCGTTGAAAATCAAGAAAATAAAACATCCGATGGCATTAAAATTATTTTCAACAAAGATTTATCAGATAAAGACCTAAAAAAGATTGAGAGGAAACTTAAAAAAAATGATATTAAATTTATATATACCGATCTTAACAGAAATAACGAAGGAGAAATAACTAATATCTCGACAAAGTTTGAAGTAGAAGGTGGCCATTGCACTTACAACGCCGTTAATAACCCTATAAAGTCTTTTTATTTTTACAAAAACAAAGGTCAATTTGGTGTAAGCGGTGTAAAAAAAACTACTTTAAACCCCAACCAACCAATAATAGATACTAAAAGAGTTTTGAAAAAAGATATTAAACCTTTTAGCATAACAATTACTAAAGATTTTGCAGATAATGATTTTAAAGAAGTTATAAAAAAAGGAAAAGAAAAAGGTGTTACACTTAAATTCAGTAAAATAAAACGAAATCCAAACAATGAAATCATTGCTATTCATGCTGAATTTAAAAATGATAAAGGTGCCGGAACAATTTCTTTTAATAGAGGTGCTCCTATAAAGCCTTTTATTTATTCACAAAGTAATAGCAGTTTTGGGTTTACAAAACCAATTAATTCAAATACTTACGTAATTGATTATGGAAGCAATAACAAGAAAAAGGCAAGTAGCTATTCTATTGAAGGTGACAGCATTTATATACTCAACGACAAAACATTATCGTATACTATCAAAGATAGTCAAACTCCAAAATTCTATCAAGGCTCCAAGTTAACCTCAACAGATAGCATTCATTTTAATATAAAGAACAACATAGCATATACTTCTGGTAATGTTTTGCTTAAAAGTGACTCGCTACAAACTTCAAAATGGAAAACATCAATAGGCTACCCTTCGCCAAATGCAATTAAATATAGTAATTCATTAAATATAAAAAATGAAGAAAAACCTCTTTTTATTTTAGATGGTAATGAAATGCTTGAAAGTGAAATACTAAATTTATCTCCTAATAAAATTGAGTCTATAAGTGTTTTAAAAAACGATAGTGCTATAGCTTTATATGGCAAAAAAGCTAAAAACGGAGTTGTTATCATAAGTACTAAAAAGAGCGATCAATGGAAAACTAAATTTATCCCTGGAAAACCATTAATAACCGATTCTATATATTTTAATGATGCCAAAAGTACAAAAGGAAACAAAAAATCATCATGGAAAGTTTCCGCAGAGAGAACTAATGTCGCTTTTGTATCTAAAGACACATTATTCATTAACGACAACCCAAATCTATTAGAGAAAACTGTAAAAAAATTTAATGAACATCCTCTATTCTTGTTAAATGGGAATGAAATCACCAAAAAAGAAATTGATTTAATAGACCCACAAGAAATTCATTCGGTTCGTGTTATAAAAGATAAAGAGCAAAGCATAAAGAAATACGGAAAAAAAGCAAAAAATGGTGTCGTTATAATTAAATTAAAAAATAAAAGCACAAAAAAACCCGTTGTTAAACTTGAAAGTTCTGCACTATATGTTATAAACGGTAAAGAAGTTAAAAAAGAAGATTTTGAAAAGCTTTCTCATGATAAAATTGAATCAATTAATGTTTTCAAAGATGAAATTGCTCTAAAAAAATACGGCAATAAAGGAAAAAATGGCGTTGTAGAAATTACGACTAAAGAAGAATAA
- a CDS encoding M15 family metallopeptidase gives MRKLFTLLVMFYYAFSFGQLEKGFVYVHDIIPDLDVELRYYTSNNFVGTPIDGYQSNKLILTKETANRLKLVHEELQEQNLCLKVYDGYRPQRSVNHFIIWAKDLNDTIAKHLFYPDIKKKYLFKEQYIASRSGHSRGSTVDLTIIDGNTGKALDMGSAYDYFGQESWVNYEKITDKQKTNRQLLQTVMLKHGFRNYPKEWWHFTLRGEPYPNTYFDFPIK, from the coding sequence ATGAGAAAATTATTTACACTTCTAGTTATGTTTTATTATGCTTTTTCCTTTGGGCAATTAGAAAAGGGGTTTGTATATGTTCATGATATTATTCCAGATTTAGATGTGGAGTTGAGATATTATACTTCAAATAATTTTGTGGGAACACCTATTGATGGTTATCAATCAAATAAACTCATACTAACAAAAGAAACAGCAAATAGGTTGAAGTTAGTACATGAAGAGTTACAGGAACAGAATTTATGCTTAAAAGTTTATGACGGTTACAGACCGCAGCGATCTGTAAATCATTTCATTATTTGGGCTAAAGATTTAAATGATACTATAGCTAAGCATCTATTTTACCCCGATATAAAAAAGAAGTATTTGTTTAAAGAACAATATATAGCTTCAAGATCTGGACATAGTAGAGGGAGTACTGTAGATTTAACGATAATTGATGGTAATACTGGCAAAGCATTGGATATGGGGAGTGCTTATGATTATTTTGGACAAGAATCTTGGGTGAATTATGAAAAGATTACTGATAAACAAAAAACTAATAGACAATTGCTACAAACTGTTATGCTAAAACATGGTTTTAGAAATTACCCTAAGGAATGGTGGCATTTTACGTTACGAGGAGAACCTTACCCTAATACTTATTTTGATTTCCCTATTAAATAA
- a CDS encoding 2OG-Fe(II) oxygenase, translated as MEDLISNIEAIDWNKMAVDIHEKGYAIVPKFLSGMLCQELKSLYENEKGYRKTVVMERYRFGLGEYKYFDYPLPKTIQILREQMYPKLVPIANLWMKVLKIDRRFPTTFSELQQQCHDNNQLKPTTLILKYGKGGFNTLHQDLYGDVYFPLQTVLFLNEPDVDFSGGEFVLTQQIPRAQSKATVLQPKKGDMLIFTTNFRPVKGTKGYYRVNMKHGVSELHNGERHTLGIIFHDAIS; from the coding sequence ATGGAAGATTTAATTTCAAATATAGAAGCCATTGATTGGAATAAAATGGCGGTAGATATACACGAAAAAGGATATGCTATTGTTCCAAAGTTCCTTTCAGGTATGTTATGTCAAGAGTTGAAAAGCTTGTATGAAAATGAAAAAGGCTATCGAAAAACGGTTGTAATGGAACGTTATCGTTTTGGTTTGGGCGAATACAAATATTTTGATTACCCACTACCAAAAACCATTCAAATTTTACGCGAACAGATGTATCCAAAGTTAGTACCAATTGCTAACTTATGGATGAAGGTCTTAAAAATTGATAGACGGTTTCCAACAACATTTAGCGAGTTGCAGCAACAATGCCACGATAATAACCAACTAAAACCAACAACTCTGATCTTAAAATATGGTAAAGGAGGTTTTAATACCTTGCATCAAGATTTATATGGAGATGTCTATTTCCCTCTTCAAACTGTTTTGTTTTTAAATGAGCCAGATGTCGATTTTAGTGGTGGGGAATTTGTACTGACGCAGCAAATACCAAGGGCACAATCTAAAGCGACTGTGTTACAACCAAAAAAAGGAGATATGCTTATTTTTACTACTAATTTCAGACCTGTAAAAGGTACAAAGGGGTATTACAGGGTAAATATGAAGCACGGAGTAAGTGAGCTACATAACGGAGAAAGACATACCTTAGGTATTATTTTTCACGATGCAATAAGTTAA
- a CDS encoding DUF6249 domain-containing protein: MGSELIIVPIIFGAIFGVFYLYFSTRNKERLALIEKGADATIFVKGKSKSYTAPVWKVLILNLSLLLMGIGIGTFIASILENYTTIEEGPLYVGSIFLMAGVGLFAGFNMTKNLDKE; this comes from the coding sequence ATGGGATCAGAATTAATCATAGTGCCAATTATATTTGGCGCCATCTTTGGCGTATTTTATTTATATTTTTCAACACGTAACAAAGAACGCTTAGCACTTATAGAAAAAGGAGCAGATGCTACTATTTTTGTTAAAGGGAAAAGCAAAAGTTATACGGCACCCGTTTGGAAAGTATTAATATTAAACCTATCTCTATTGTTAATGGGAATAGGTATAGGAACATTCATTGCATCCATTTTAGAAAATTATACAACCATAGAGGAAGGACCACTATATGTAGGTAGTATTTTCTTAATGGCCGGCGTTGGTTTATTTGCTGGCTTTAATATGACTAAAAACCTTGATAAAGAATAG
- a CDS encoding BlaI/MecI/CopY family transcriptional regulator has product MEKLTNKEEEIMHVLWKLEKAFVKDVLAEIKDDKPHYNTLSTIIRNLEDKGYVAYNAFGKTHQYYPIVSKEDYKKKFMNLAIDHYFNNSYKNMVSFFAKEEKISVDELKEIIALIEKNN; this is encoded by the coding sequence ATGGAAAAATTAACAAACAAGGAAGAGGAAATTATGCATGTTTTATGGAAGCTTGAAAAGGCTTTTGTTAAAGATGTATTAGCCGAAATTAAAGATGACAAACCTCATTATAATACACTTTCTACTATTATTAGAAATTTAGAGGATAAGGGCTATGTTGCTTATAATGCCTTTGGAAAAACCCACCAATACTACCCAATTGTTAGCAAAGAGGATTACAAGAAAAAGTTTATGAATTTGGCGATAGACCATTATTTTAATAATTCTTATAAAAATATGGTATCGTTTTTTGCTAAGGAAGAAAAAATTAGCGTGGATGAACTTAAAGAGATTATTGCACTCATTGAAAAAAACAACTAA